A window of Microbacterium hominis genomic DNA:
GCGCGATGAGACGCCGCTGTCCAACCACGAGCTGCGCATGGACGACGACGTGTACAAGATGCGACAGGACCCGTCGGTGACGGTGACCTTCCCGCTCACGGGTGCGAAGGCCGAGGCGCTGGGCCTCACGGGCGTCCGCGCGCTCGCGTGGACGACGACCCCGTGGACCCTGCCGACCAACCTGGCCCTGGCGGTCGGTCCCGACATCGAGTACGTCGTCGTCCCCGGCGGCCCGGCCGGTGCCGCCGACGTGCACGCCGGCGACGACCCGGTCGAGGCGACCGCCCACCGCTATCTGCTGGCCGCCGACCTGCTCGGCGGATACGCGAAGGATCTCGGCTACGAGTCCGCCGAGGCCGCCCGGGATGCCGTCGAGCAGACGGTCCTCGGCGCCCAGCTGCAGGATGTGACCTACGACCGGCTCTTCGACTACTACGCCGACGCGCAGACGTGGGGCACCGGTCGGGCGTGGCGCATCCTCGTCGACGACTACGTCACGGTCTCGGACGGCACCGGAATCGTCCACCAGGCGCCCGCCTACGGTGAGGACGACCAGCGGGTGACCGAGGCCGCCGGCATCCCGCTGATCATGAGCCTCGACGACGGCGGGCGCTTCCTGCCGCAGGTCACCGATGTGGCCGGCGAGCTGTGGATGGATGCCAACACCCCCCTGGTGCGGGTGATGCGGTCTGCGGGGCGTCTGCTCCGACTCGCCAGCTACGAGCACTCCTACCCGCACTGCTGGCGATGCCGGAACCCGCTCATCTACAAGGCGGTGTCGAGCTGGTTCGTGCGGGTGACCGCGATCAAGGACCGCATGCTCGCGAACAACGAGCAGATCACATGGGTCCCCGACAACGTCAAGCACGGCCAGTTCGGCAAGTGGCTGGAGGGGGCGCGCGACTGGTCGATCAGTCGCAACCGGTACTGGGGGTCGCCGATCCCCGTCTGGAAGAGCGACGACCCCGAGCACCCGCGGGTGGACGTCTACGGTTCGCTGGCCGACCTCGAGCGCGATTTCGGACGGTTGCCGCGCAACGAGGCCGGAGAGGTGGACCTCCACCGCCCGTTCATCGACGATCTCACCCGCCCGAACCCCGACGACCCGACCGGGCGCTCCACGATGCGCCGCATCGAGGACGTCTTCGACGTGTGGTTCGACTCGGGCTCGATGCCGTACGCGCAGGTGCACTACCCCTTCGAGAACCAGGAGTGGTTCGACGCGCACGCCCCGGCCGACTTCATCGTCGAGTACATCGGGCAGACGCGCGGGTGGTTCTACGTGATGCACGTGCTCTCGACGGCGCTGTTCGACCGGCCGGCCTTCACCGGCGTCTCCTGCCACGGCATCGTGCTCGGCTCCGACGGGCTGAAGATGTCGAAGTCGCTGCGCAACTACCCCGACGTGAGCGAGGTGTTCGACCGGGACGGCTCGGACGCGATGCGCTGGTTCCTGATGTCGTCGTCGGTGCTGCGCGGCGGCAACCTCATCGTCACCGAGGAGGGCATCCGCGCCGGGGTGCGGGAGTTCCTGCTGCCGCTGTGGAACGCGTGGTACTTCTTCGCGACCTACGCCAACGCCGCCTCCGGGCCCGATGGGTCCGGCTACGAGGCCACGTGGCGCACCGACTCGACCCATGTGCTCGACCGGTACATCCTCGCCCTCCTCGGCGATCTCGTGCGCGAGGTCGCGGAGGATCTGGAGGGCCTGGACTCCACCCTCGCGGCGGCCAAGCTCCGCGACTTCGCCGAGGCGCTCACGAACTGGTACATCCGGCGCTCGCGCGACCGGTTCTGGACGGGCGTCACCGACGACCCGGCCAGCCGCGAGGCGTTCGACACGCTCTACACCGTGCTCGAGACGCTCACCCGCGTCGCCGCCCCGCTGATCCCGCTCGTTTCCGAGAAGGTGTGGCAGGGCCTGACCGGCGGTCGCAGCGTGCACCTCCAGGACTGGCCGGATGCGGCGGCGTTCCCCGCCGCCGACGACATCCGTTCGGCGATGGATGCCGTGCGCGAGGCATCCAGCGTCGCCAACGCCCTGCGCAAGCGGGAAGGCAAGCGCGTGCGCCTGCCGCTGCCGCTGCTGACGGTCGCGGTTGCCGACGCCGCCGCGCTCGCGCAGTTCGACGGGATCCTCCGGGACGAACTGAACGTGAAGGCGGTCGACCTGGTCGAGCTCTCCGACGACGTCGCCGAGCGCTTCGGCATCAGCAAGCGGCTCACCGTCAACGCACGGGCCGCGGGACCGCGCCTGGGCAAGCAGGTCCAGCACGTGATCGCGGGTGCGCGCTCCGGCGTCTGGGAGGAGCGCGAGGGGGTCGTCGTCGTCGACGGGATCGCGCTGCAGGAGGGGGAGTACGAGCTCACCCTGGAGGCGGGCGGCGTCGGCGACGGCACCGCGATCGCCCTCCTGAGCGAGGGCGGATTCGTGCTCCTGGACACCGCGACGACTCCCGAACTCGAGGCCGAGGGCCTGGCCCGCGACGTCATCCGCGCAGTGCAGGACACGCGCAAGGCGGCGGGATTCGAGGTGAGCGACCGCATCCGGCTGGGTCTGCACTTCTTCGACGGGGAGGATGCCGCCGCGGTCGAGTCGGCATTCGACGCCGCCGACATCGCGGGGGAGACCCTCGCGGTCGAGCACACCCTGTCGCACGGCGGCGAGCTCGTCTGGACGGCGGAGCGCCCCGTCGGCGCGCCGGACCATCTGGCCGAGTTCGGCGCCGGGACCTTCGCGAACGCCGGCGTGTTCACCGTGGCCGTGACCCGGGTGGAGGTGCCCGCATGACCGATCGTGATCGCACCCGCGCCGACGCCGTGTACGCGGCGCTGCTCGAGCGCGCCGGCGAGCGCTGGGTGCAGCCCCGCAAGGAGCGCACCGCGCGACTGCTGGAGTACCTCGACGACCCGCAGAAGACCTACCGCGTCGTGCACGTGACCGGGACGAACGGGAAGACGTCGACCAGCCGCATCATCGAGAGCCTCGTGCGCGCCCACGGGCTGCGCACCGGTCTGTTCACCAGCCCCCACCTGGAGCGCTTCACCGAGCGCATCACCGTCGACGGCGAGCCGATCGGCGATGCGGCCGTCGCCGACGCGTGGGACGAGATCGTCCCCTTCGTCGAGATCGTGGATGCCGAACTCGACGCCCAGGGCGAAGAGCCGCTCACCTTCTTCGAGCTGCTCACCGCTCTCGCCTTCGTCGCCTTCGCCGATGCGCCGATCGACGTGCTCGTGCTGGAGGTCGGCATGGGCGGGGCATGGGATTCCACCAACACCGCCGACGGCGACGTCGCGGTCTTCGCCCCGATCGACCTGGACCACGCGGAACGGCTGGGGGAGACCATCGCCGAGATCGCCGAGGTGAAGTCCGGCATCATCAAGGACGGCGCGGCCGTCGTCTCGGCCCGCCAGCACCCGGCGGCCGCCGAGGTGCTGCGCGCCGCCGCAGCCGCACGCGGCGCCTCGATCGCGTTCGAGGGGGAGGGCTTCGCCGTCGCCGAGCAGCGACTGGCGGTGGGTGGCCAGCAGGTCACCGTCCGTGGCCTCGCCGGCACCTACTCCGACGAGTACCTGCCGCTGTACGGTGCCCACCAGGGCTTCAACGCCGCCCTCGCGATCGCCGCCGTCGAGTCGCTGGTCGGCGGCGGCGCACAGCCGATCGCGGGTGACGTGCTCGCGGAAGGGCTCGGCCAGGCCACCTCGCCCGGACGGCTCCAGCTGGTCGGCGTCGACCCGACGGTGCTGGTGGATGCCGCGCACAACCCGCACGGCGCGCGTGCACTCTCCGCTGCCCTGCGCGAATCGTTCGACTTCGACGAGTGGGGCGTCGTGCTCGGCATCCTCGGAGACAAGGACGCGGCGGGCATCGTCGAGGAGCTGGCGCCGATCGCCGCCCACGTGTTCGCCACGGCACCGGCCTCCGACCGCGCCGCCCACCCTGATGCGATCGCCGACCTCGCGGAGGCGCGCGGGGCAGGCGTCACCGTGCACGGCGATCTCGCCGAGGCGGTCGAGGCGGCGCGCGCGTGGGCGGTGTCCGCGGATCGACGCGCGGTCGTGATCGCCGGATCGGTGGTGCTGGCCGGTGAGGCCGTCATGCTCGGGCAGAGCGAGGACTGGAAGGCGGGGTGGAGCCGATGAGCGCGCCCGCCGCGTCCTCCCCGCGCCGTCGCCGCCCCCGGGGGGCCGCAGAGTCGTTGGCCTCGGTGGTGCTCGTGTTCGAATCGATTCTCGCGTTCCTCGGCGGTCTGGCGATCTACGGTCTGCGCGCACTGCCCGAGAGCATCGACCCGTGGTGGGGCATCGTCGCCGGCGCGATCGTCGCGGTGCTGATGCTCGCGACCACCGCCGTCGTGCGCCACCGCTGGGGAATCGCCCTCGGGTGGGCTCTGCAGGTGCTCGTCGCGCTGGGGGCGATCCTCGTTCCCGCGCTCCTGCTCGTCGCCCTCATTTTCGGCGGCATGTACGGATATGCCACCATCAAGGGGAGCGCCCTCGATCGGCGCAACGCCGAACTCGCGGCGAACAACCTCGACCAAGACTGAACCGTCGAACGGAGACTGTGCCATGGCCACCGAAGAGACCCTCGTCCTCGTCAAGCCCGACGGCGTCGCACGCGGACTGACCGGCGCGATCCTCGCCCGCATCGAGGCGAAGGGGTATGCCCTCGTCGACATCCGCCTGGTCGAGCCGGACCGCGAGACGCTCGAGAAGCACTACGCCGAGCACGCCGGCAAGCCCTTCTACGAGCCGCTGCTCGAGTTCATGATGTCGGGTCCATCGGTCGCGATCCGACTCGCCGGCAACCGTGTGATCGAGGGGTTCCGCTCGCTGGCGGGAACGACCGATCCCACCACCGCCGCACCGGGCACCATCCGGGGCGACCTCGGGCGCGACTGGGGTCTCAAGGTCCAGCAGAATCTCGTGCACGGGTCGGACAGCCCCGAGTCCGCCGCGCGCGAACTCGGCATCTGGTTCGGCTGACCCGCGTCGGTCCGGGCGGGCGGTGATCTCCCCGATCGCGGAATCCTCGCGAGCGGTCGTCAGAACAGCGAGCCCAGCACGTCCAGGCGGATCTGGGCGAGCACCGCGATGACCGCGTAGGAGAGGATCGCGAGGAGCGGGGTCCAGCTCATGAGCGCGTCAGCGCCCTTGCGCAGGCCGGCCGGGGCGGGAACCAGACCGGCCCGGAGCAGGTGGAGGACGACCGCGTAGAACGTCGGGATCGTCACGGCCCACGTGACCATGCACCACGGGCACAGCGTGCCGAGGACGAAGATCGACTGGCCGATCAACCAGACGACGAAGGTGAACGCCCCCGCGATCCCGAGCGCGAACAGCCACCAGAACCAGCGCGCGAACCGCGCGTGGGCGAGGATGGCGAACCCCACGACGATGGGGGCGACCCAGCCGGTGAGCCCCAGGATGGGGTTGGGGAAACCGAACACGCTGCCTTGCGGCGACTCCAGGTTGGCGGTGCACTGCACCAGCACGCTGAAGTCGCAGGACGCGCTCGCCTGCGGGTCCATCAGCAGGTGGAACCGCTCCATCGTGAGCGAGAACGCGGCCCACCATCCCACCGCGCCGGCGACGATCAGCCAGAGAGCCAGCGCAGTCGGTCGGGTGTGGGTCTGGGGTGAGGCCATGCCTCGATTCTGGCATCGCGTATCGCCGGCTTCCGCGGGACCAAAGTCCTGGCGCGTCGTCCGCGAGCAAATGCCCGGCAGAAGTGCGATAATGGTCCGCGATGCACCGCGGCCGCGCCGCCAGCGCATCACATGAAGACTTCAGGGCGATGAACGCCCTTCGCAGCCTGAGCCTCGGGCCGGCTGCAGACCGAGTGAGTTCGCGGCACCGCAGGTGCGGCGCCGCACGAGATTTCGCCGGGCGACGCGCGGTGCCGCCCGCAGGGAGTACGCCAGTGATGGCTGAAGAGCACAATGACCACCCTGACCACACCTCCGATGCCGACGCGGCCTCCCCTGCCTTCGAGGTGACGGCTTCCTCCGAGTCCGCCGGCGCCGAGGGCGGCGACCAGTCCACGCCGGCCGCCGCTGCGGAGCCCGGTGCGCCGGACGCTCCTGCCGAAGCGGAGACGCCCGGAGAGACGCCGGCCGAGCCGGAGGCTTCGGTCGAGGTCGAGCTCGAGGCGGCAGCCGAGGCCGAGGCCGAGGCCGACGTGTCGGTTACGGCCGACGCACCGGCAGAGGCCGACGCCGACGCACCGGCCGACGCCGACGCGCACGCGCCGGTCGCTACGGATACCGGTGCCGAGCCGTCGGCCGAGACGACGCAGGGCTCCGCGCCCGAGGCCGAGGCCGAGCCCGACGCCGAGAACGTCGAGACCGAGCCCGTCGAGGCTGAGTCCGTTGAGACCGAGGAACCCGGCCCTGTCACCGCAGTGAGCCTCGGGCTCCTGCCGGAGACCTTCATCTCCTCGGTTTCCACACAGCTCCACTTCTACGCCCCCGAGATCGTCGCGCTCCCCGCCCGCCCGGGCCGGGCCGCGGAGCCGGAGGAGGCGCCCGCCTCCACGAGCGGCTCGTCGTCGCGGCGGCGCAGCCGCCGTCGCGGCGGTGCGGCCGCCGAGGACGCCGGCGAGGCGCCGGAGCCGCGCGAGCGCGAGCGCGAGCCGCGCAAGCGCGCCGTCGAGCTCATCACCGAGCCCCAGCGCATCAAGGGCTCCACGCGGCTGGAGGCCAAGAAGCAGCGCCGTCGCGACGGCCGGGAGGCCGGACGTCGACGCGCCGTCGTCACGGAGGCCGAGTTCCTCGCTCGACGCGAGGCCGTCGACCGGGTGATGGTCGTGCGCTCGAAGAACGGGCGTGTGCAGATCGCGGTGCTCGAGGACAACGTGCTCGTCGAGCACTACGTCGCGCGGAGCCAGGATGCGTCGCTGATCGGGAACGTGTACCTCGGCCGCGTGCAGAACGTCCTTCCGAGCATGGAGGCGGCCTTCGTCGACATCGGGCGCGGCCGCAACGCCGTGCTCTACTCGGGCGAGGTCGACTGGGACGCCGTCGAGACGGGCAACCAGCCGCGCCGCATCGAGCTGGCACTCAAGACCGGCGACAAGGTGCTCGTGCAGGTCACGAAGGATCCGGTGGGCCACAAGGGCGCGCGCCTGACGAGCCAGATCTCCCTCCCCGGCCGCTACCTCGTCTACGTGCCCGGCGGCGCGATGAACGGCATCTCGCGCAAGCTCCCCGACACGGAGCGGGCGCGACTGAAGAAGATCCTCAAGGAGGTGCTCCCCGAGTCCTCGGGAGTGATCGTGCGGACCGCCGCCGAGGGCGCCACCGAGGATCAGCTCACGCGCGACGTGCAGCGACTGACCAACCAGTGGGAGCACATCTCAAAGCAGGTCGAGACGATCCAGGCGCCCGCTCTGCTGCACTCCGAGCCGGACCTGCTCGTCAAGATCGTGCGCGACGTCTTCAACGAAGACTTCTCGAAGATGCTCATCCAGGGCGATGACGCGCACCACACGATCTCGAAGTACCTCGAGGGCGTCGCGCCCGATCTCCTCGATCGCGTCGAGGCGTACGAGGGCGAACACGACCCGTTCGATGTGTTCCGCATCACCGAGCAGATCGAGAAGGCGCTCGACCGCAAGGTGTGGCTCCCCTCGGGCGGCTCGCTGGTCATCGACCGCACTGAGGCGATGACGGTCATCGATGTCAACACGGGCAAGTTCGTCGGCTCCGGCGGAAACCTCGAGGAGACGGTCACCAAGAACAACCTCGAGGCGGCGGAGGAGATCGTCCGCCAGCTGCGCCTGCGCGACATCGGCGGCATCATCGTCGTGGACTTCATCGACATGGTGCTCGAGTCCAACCGCGACCTGGTCCTGCGCCGACTCGTCGAATGCCTGAGCCGCGATCGGACCAAGCACCAGGTGGCCGAGGTCACGTCGCTCGGCCTCGTGCAGATGACGCGGAAGAAGCTGGGTCTCGGGCTGCTGGAGACCTTCAGCGAGCCGTGCGAGGTCTGTGCCGGCCGCGGCGTGATCGTCCACCACGACCCGGTCGTCAAGCATCGTCCGGTCGCATCGGCCGGCGCATCGTCCTCATCGCGGCGCGGGCGCGGCGCCGCGAACGCGACTCCGCCTGCACCCTCGGGCGGCACCCACACCATCACCGAGGGCGTGAAGTCGGCGCTCGCGCAGATCGCGGCATCCACCATCCACCACCACGATGAGGCTCCGGCCGCGGATGCGACGCCGATCGAGCCTGCCGCTGTGGTCGACGAGACCCCCCGCACCGAGCGGCCCGAGCGCAAGAAGCGCAAGAAGCGCTCCGAGTCGGCGCCTGCCCCCGCCAAGACGGAGAAGGATCTGCTGCTGGACTCGGTGCTCAGCGCGCTGCCCGAGCCGAAGGCTCCGGGGCAGGGCCGTTCGCGCCGTCGCGTGACGACCGCCGCTCTCACGGGCACGCCGGTGCCCCCGGCTCCCGCCGGCGAGTAGTCGAGGGGCGGCGGGGTGTCAGCGCCCCCGCCGCTGCCGAGCGGTCACGCGCAGGCCGGACGCGATGAGCCGGCGCACGAGGTCGTGGCCGCTCACATGCTCGGCGCCCGCGGCGATCAGACGCGCGTGCGCCTCCTCGGGGACGTCGTAGTGGTCGAGATCGAATCCGCGCGCCGGGATGCCCTGGGCGGCGGCGAAGGCGTGGAGCTCGTCGAGGTCGGAATCGCTCACGAGATGGGCCCACATCCGCCCGTGCGCGGGCCAGCGCGGATCATCGATCAGGATCGCCATACCTGGGATCCTAAGCGGCGCCGTGTGCGACACACCCCGGTGCGCTTTTGCGGCTGGGGGCGGCATCCGGTAAACTCGTCCTTTGGTGCGTCACGTGTCGCAGACCTGATGGTGTGTTGCGGCAACCCGGCAGCCGTTCGTGCGGTCCGCCCGCTCGCACCAAGACTTCCTCGTCTCGCAAGAGCAGAGTCTCGCAAAGACAACCGGAGCCGAGCGCTCCTCCCCAGAAGAAACAGGTGTGAAGTGGTTTACGCAGTTGTGCGCGCCGGCGGCCGTCAGGAAAAGGTCGAGGTCGGCACGATCGTCGTCCTGGACCGCCAGGCTGCGAAGATCGGCGACAAGATCGAGTTGCCCGCCGTCCTGCTCGTTGACGGCGACGCCGTCACGACCGACGCCGACAAGCTCGCCAAGGTGACCGTGACGGCCGAGGTGCTCGGCGAGGAGCGCGGCCCGAAGATCGTGATCCAGAAGTTCAAGAACAAGACCGGCTACAAGAAGCGCCAGGGCCACCGTCAGGACCTCACGCGCGTCAAGGTCACCGGCATCAAGTAAGCCAGGAAGAGACGCAGAGATGGCACACAAAAAGGGCGCAAGCTCCACCCGCAACGGTCGTGACTCCAACGCACAGCGCCTCGGCGTGAAGCGCTTCGGCGGCCAGGTCGTCAACGCCGGCGAGATCATCGTCCGCCAGCGCGGCACGCACTTCCACCCGGGCGCGAACGTCGGCCGCGGTGGCGACGACACGCTGTTCGCACTCGCTGCGGGCTCGGTCGAGTTCGGTCAGAAGGGCGGCCGCAAGGTCGTCAACATCGTGGCGGCCGCGGAGTAATTCCACGGACTCACACAGTCTTCGAGGAAGGGGCGGGCTTCGGCTCGCCCCTTCCCTTTACTCTGGGGAGCACCCAGACCTGAGGGGGACGGCATGGTCACGTTCGTCGATCGCGTCACACTGCATCTGCGCGCCGGCAAGGGCGGCAACGGCTGCGTGTCGGTGCGCCGCGAGAAGTTCAAGCCGCTCGCCGGCCCCGACGGCGGCAACGGCGGCCACGGCGGTGACGTCGTGCTGGTCGCCGACCCGCAGGTGACGACCCTGCTGTCCTACCATCACTCGCCGCACCGCACCGCCGGCAACGGCGGGTTCGGCATGGGCGACAACCGCTCCGGCGCAGCGGGGGAGGGGCTCGATCTCGCCGTCCCGGTCGGCACGGTGGTCAAGGATGCCGACGGCGAGACGCTGGTCGACATGATCGAGCCGGGGATGCGGTTCGTCGTCGCCCCTGGTGGCCTGGGCGGACTCGGCAACGCGGCCCTCGCCAACCCCAAGCGCAAGGCCCCCGGTTTCGCGCTGCTGGGCACGCCCGGCTGGGAGGGCGATGTCCTCCTCGAGCTGAAGACGGTCGCCGATGTGGCGCTCGTCGGCTATCCGTCGGCGGGCAAGTCGAGCCTCATCGCCGCGATCTCCGCGGCGCGACCGAAGATCGCCGACTACCCGTTCACGACCCTCCACCCGAACCTCGGCGTCGTGCAGGCCGGAGACGTGCGCTTCACCGTCGCCGACGTCCCGGGGCTCATCGAGGGCGCGAGCGAGGGCAAGGGGCTCGGCCTCGAGTTCCTCCGCCACGTCGAGCGCTGCACCGCACTCGTGCACGTTCTCGACTGCGCGACCCTGGAGCCCGGGCGCGACCCGCTCAGCGACCTCGACGTGATCCTCGCGGAGCTCGCGGCCTACCCCGTGCCCGAGGGGCAGGTGCCGTTGCGGGAGCGTCCGCAGCTCGTTGCGCTCAACAAGGTGGATGTTCCCGAGGCGAAGGACCTCGCCGATCTCGTGCGCCCCGACCTCGAAGCGCGGGGATTCCGTGTCTTCGAGATCTCGACGGTCAGCCACGAGGGACTTCGCCCGCTCACCTTCGCGCTGGGCGACGTGGTCGCCCAGCACCGCACCGCTCGGGCTGCGGAACCGGCGCCCGAGCGCATCGTCATCCGTCCCAAGGGCGCGCAGAAGGACTTCACGGTGCGCGTCGAGGGCGGAACGTACGGCAACATCTATCGGATCCTGGGGGAGAAGCCGGTGCGCTGGGTGCACCAGACCGACTTCCAGAACGAAGAGGCCGTCGGCTATCTCGCGGATCGCCTCGAGAAGCTCGGTGTCGAAGACGAACTCTTCCGCTCCGGGGCGACGCCCGGCGCGACGGTGGTCATCGGCGAAGGCGATGGCATCGTGTTCGACTGGCAGCCCTCGATCGCCTCGGCGGCCGAGCTCATGACGGCGCCGCGAGGCACCGACCCGCGTCTGCTCCAGCGCACCCGTCGAACGACCTCGGAGCGTCGCGAGAAGTACCACGAGTCGATGGATGCCAAGGCCGAGGCACGCGCGCAGCTCGAGGCCGAGCGGCTCGCGGGGAGCGGGTGGGAAGAGGACGAGGCGTGAGCGCACGTCGTCGCGCTGACATCCCCGGCGCACGTCGGGTCGTCGTGAAGGTGGGCTCGTCGTCGATCAGCGGCGACAACGCCCAGAAGATCCGACCGATCATCGAGGCGCTGGCTGCCGCTCACGCCCGCGGCACCGAAGTGGTGCTCGTCTCATCCGGCGCGATCGCCACCGGCATGCCGTACCTGCTGCTGGACGAGCGACCGAGCGACCTCGCCACTCAGCAGGCCGCGGCCGCGGTGGGGCAGAACGTCTTGATCTACCGCTACCAGGAGGGGCTGCGTCCGTTCCGCATCGTCGCCGGCCAGGTGCTGCTGACCGCGGGCGACCTCGAGAACACGACGCACCGGTCGAACGCGCGGCGTGCCATGGAGCGACTCCTCGGGCTTCGCATCCTCCCGATCGTCAACGAGAACGACACGGTCGCGACCCACGAGATCCGCTTCGGCGACAACGACCGGCTCGCCGCTCTGGTCGCCCAGCTGATCGGCGCCGATGCGCTGGTGCTGCTGAGCGACATCGAGTCCCTGTACACGCGGCCCCCGGGCGAGCCCGGTGCACGACCGATCGCCCGCGTCGAGTACGGCGATGACCTGCACGGGTTCGAGTTCGGCTCCGTCGTGGTCAACAGCGTCGGCACCGGCGGCGCGGCGACGAAGGTGTCGGCCGCGCGCTTGGCGGCCGCGGCCGGCATCGGCGTGCTCGTGACCAGCGCCGACCTCGTGTCTGCGGCTCTGGACGGCGAGGACATCGGCACCTGGTTCGACCCGAATCCGGAACCGGCGGCGCCCGCCGCCACCGGGCCGGTGCGCACCGCCGTCGGTAGACTGGGCGGATGACCACAACGGCCACCACCGCCCGCGAACGCATGCTCCGTGCCAAGGATGCCGCCCGCGCGGTGGGCCTGCTCGACGATGCCGAGAAGTCCGCGCTGCTGCGCGCGGTCGCCGACGCGATCGAGGCGGATGCCGCGGCCATCGTCGCCGCGAACGCCGACGACCTCGAGCGCGGTCGCGCCACGGGGCTGTCGGAGGCGCTCCAGGACCGCCTGCGCCTCGACGAGCCGCGCGTGGCTGCGCTGGCCGCGGCAGTGCGCGAGGTCGCCGACCTGCCCGACCCGGTGGGTCGCGTGCTCGACGAGCGGACACTGCCGGGCGGCATCCGGCTCACCAAGGTCTCGGTCCCGTTCGGCGTGGTGGGATCCATCTACGAGGCTCGTCCCAATGTGACCGTCGACATCGCCTCCCTGGCGCTGCGCTCGGGGAACGCGGTGGTGCTGCGCGGAGGGTCCGCCGCCGAGCTGACCAATGCCGCGCTGGTTCGGGCGATGCGCGGCGCCCTGGCCGATCGGGGAGTGGACCCCGAGGCCATCCAGACCGTCGACGACTTCGGCCGTGAGGGCGCGCGGGAGCTGATGCAGGCGCGCGGCCTCATCGACGTGCTCGTGCCCCGGGGGAGCGCGCAGCTCATCGAGACCGTCGTCACCGAATCCACGGTGCCGGTGATCGAGACCGGCGCCGGCGTCGTGCACATCGTGCTCGACGAGACGGCGCCCATCGAGTGGGCCCGTGACATCGTGGTCAACGCGAAGGTTCAGCGCCCCAGTGTCTGCAACTCCGTCGAGACCGTGCTCGTGCACCGCGGCGGCGCCGACCGACTCGTTCCGGAGGTGGTTCGCGCCCTGCAGGCCGAGGGGGTCACCGTGCACGGCGACGCGCAGGTCGCGCGCCTGGCCGACGGCATCGTGGCTGCGGACGACTCCGACTGGGAGCGGGAGTACCTCAGCCTCGACGTCGCGATGCGAGTCGTGGACGACCTCGACGACGCCCTGGCCCACATCCGCCGGTACTCGACCCACCACACCGAGTCGATCATCACGAACGACGACGCCAACGCCGCGCGGTTCCTCGCGGAGGTCGATTCCGCGGTCGTGATGGTCAACGCCTCGACGCGATTCACCGACGGCGGCGAATTCGGATTCGGCGCCGAGGTGGGGATCTCCACCCAGAAGCTCCACGCCCGCGGTCCGATGGGGCTGGCGGAGCTGACGAGCACCAAGTGGCTGGCGCGGGGCGCCGGGCACGTCCGCGCCTGACCGCCTAGACTGAGACAGCCCCGTGACCCGGGGCACATCCTCGAAACGGAGCACGAATGACTTTCGCCTCGATCCTCGAAACGGAGCACGAATGACTTTCGCCTCGATCCTCGCGTTCGCCGCCGAAGAGTCCGAGCACCACGGCAACGTGGCCCTCGAGACCGTGGGCTACGGAATCATCGCCGTGGTGGTCTTCGCGGCGCTCGCCTTCGTGACGCTCTCCTACCGGAACGTGGCGAACCGTCACGCGCACAAGGCGGAGGCGTACGCGAAGGCCCACGCCAACGACGTCCAGCACGTGGGGCACGGCCACTGAGGCCTCTTTCTGCATGACGGTGACGCGCACCCCGAGGATCGGGGTCATGGGTGGGACATTCGATCCCATCCATCATGGTCACCTCGTGGCCGCCAGCGAGGTCGCCCAGTCCTTCGACCTCGACGAGGTCGTGTTCGTGCCGACAGGCCGGCCATGGCAGAAGTCGGACGTCTCTCCCAGCGAGCAC
This region includes:
- the proB gene encoding glutamate 5-kinase, which produces MSARRRADIPGARRVVVKVGSSSISGDNAQKIRPIIEALAAAHARGTEVVLVSSGAIATGMPYLLLDERPSDLATQQAAAAVGQNVLIYRYQEGLRPFRIVAGQVLLTAGDLENTTHRSNARRAMERLLGLRILPIVNENDTVATHEIRFGDNDRLAALVAQLIGADALVLLSDIESLYTRPPGEPGARPIARVEYGDDLHGFEFGSVVVNSVGTGGAATKVSAARLAAAAGIGVLVTSADLVSAALDGEDIGTWFDPNPEPAAPAATGPVRTAVGRLGG
- the rplU gene encoding 50S ribosomal protein L21; its protein translation is MVYAVVRAGGRQEKVEVGTIVVLDRQAAKIGDKIELPAVLLVDGDAVTTDADKLAKVTVTAEVLGEERGPKIVIQKFKNKTGYKKRQGHRQDLTRVKVTGIK
- the obgE gene encoding GTPase ObgE, which translates into the protein MVTFVDRVTLHLRAGKGGNGCVSVRREKFKPLAGPDGGNGGHGGDVVLVADPQVTTLLSYHHSPHRTAGNGGFGMGDNRSGAAGEGLDLAVPVGTVVKDADGETLVDMIEPGMRFVVAPGGLGGLGNAALANPKRKAPGFALLGTPGWEGDVLLELKTVADVALVGYPSAGKSSLIAAISAARPKIADYPFTTLHPNLGVVQAGDVRFTVADVPGLIEGASEGKGLGLEFLRHVERCTALVHVLDCATLEPGRDPLSDLDVILAELAAYPVPEGQVPLRERPQLVALNKVDVPEAKDLADLVRPDLEARGFRVFEISTVSHEGLRPLTFALGDVVAQHRTARAAEPAPERIVIRPKGAQKDFTVRVEGGTYGNIYRILGEKPVRWVHQTDFQNEEAVGYLADRLEKLGVEDELFRSGATPGATVVIGEGDGIVFDWQPSIASAAELMTAPRGTDPRLLQRTRRTTSERREKYHESMDAKAEARAQLEAERLAGSGWEEDEA
- a CDS encoding Rne/Rng family ribonuclease; this encodes MAEEHNDHPDHTSDADAASPAFEVTASSESAGAEGGDQSTPAAAAEPGAPDAPAEAETPGETPAEPEASVEVELEAAAEAEAEADVSVTADAPAEADADAPADADAHAPVATDTGAEPSAETTQGSAPEAEAEPDAENVETEPVEAESVETEEPGPVTAVSLGLLPETFISSVSTQLHFYAPEIVALPARPGRAAEPEEAPASTSGSSSRRRSRRRGGAAAEDAGEAPEPREREREPRKRAVELITEPQRIKGSTRLEAKKQRRRDGREAGRRRAVVTEAEFLARREAVDRVMVVRSKNGRVQIAVLEDNVLVEHYVARSQDASLIGNVYLGRVQNVLPSMEAAFVDIGRGRNAVLYSGEVDWDAVETGNQPRRIELALKTGDKVLVQVTKDPVGHKGARLTSQISLPGRYLVYVPGGAMNGISRKLPDTERARLKKILKEVLPESSGVIVRTAAEGATEDQLTRDVQRLTNQWEHISKQVETIQAPALLHSEPDLLVKIVRDVFNEDFSKMLIQGDDAHHTISKYLEGVAPDLLDRVEAYEGEHDPFDVFRITEQIEKALDRKVWLPSGGSLVIDRTEAMTVIDVNTGKFVGSGGNLEETVTKNNLEAAEEIVRQLRLRDIGGIIVVDFIDMVLESNRDLVLRRLVECLSRDRTKHQVAEVTSLGLVQMTRKKLGLGLLETFSEPCEVCAGRGVIVHHDPVVKHRPVASAGASSSSRRGRGAANATPPAPSGGTHTITEGVKSALAQIAASTIHHHDEAPAADATPIEPAAVVDETPRTERPERKKRKKRSESAPAPAKTEKDLLLDSVLSALPEPKAPGQGRSRRRVTTAALTGTPVPPAPAGE
- the rpmA gene encoding 50S ribosomal protein L27 translates to MAHKKGASSTRNGRDSNAQRLGVKRFGGQVVNAGEIIVRQRGTHFHPGANVGRGGDDTLFALAAGSVEFGQKGGRKVVNIVAAAE
- a CDS encoding DUF4031 domain-containing protein, yielding MAILIDDPRWPAHGRMWAHLVSDSDLDELHAFAAAQGIPARGFDLDHYDVPEEAHARLIAAGAEHVSGHDLVRRLIASGLRVTARQRRGR